One Streptomyces sp. B21-105 genomic region harbors:
- a CDS encoding alpha/beta fold hydrolase gives MSSTDTPNEAVITSYAKAPARTVRAGGVTYAYRELGPKGGIPVVFFVHLAATLDNWDPRIIDPIAKGRHVIAFDNRGVGASTGQVPDSVEAMADDAYTFIKALGYGKIDVFSFSLGGMVAQALVVKHPELVRKLVLTGTGPKGGKDMDKVARVTYWDILRATLTRSDPKEFLFFNRNATGKAAGRAFVNRLKERTVDRDAEIKTKAFQTQLKAIKKWGRSAPDELSSITQPTLIANGDNDRMVPSVLSEDLHRRIKGSELIIYPDSGHGGIFQFHDRFAPVAVEFLAR, from the coding sequence ATGAGCAGCACCGACACCCCGAACGAAGCCGTCATCACCTCCTATGCGAAGGCTCCGGCCCGCACCGTCAGGGCCGGCGGCGTCACCTACGCCTACCGCGAGCTGGGGCCGAAGGGCGGCATCCCCGTCGTCTTCTTCGTCCACCTCGCCGCGACCCTGGACAACTGGGACCCCCGCATCATCGATCCCATCGCGAAGGGGCGTCACGTCATCGCCTTCGACAACCGCGGTGTCGGAGCGTCCACCGGTCAGGTGCCGGACAGTGTCGAGGCGATGGCCGACGACGCCTACACCTTCATCAAGGCGCTCGGGTACGGCAAGATCGACGTCTTCTCCTTCTCCCTCGGCGGGATGGTCGCCCAGGCCCTGGTGGTGAAGCACCCCGAGCTCGTCCGCAAGCTGGTTCTCACCGGCACCGGGCCCAAGGGCGGCAAGGACATGGACAAGGTCGCCAGAGTCACCTACTGGGACATCCTGCGCGCCACCTTGACCCGTTCGGACCCCAAGGAGTTCCTGTTCTTCAACCGCAATGCCACCGGCAAGGCCGCCGGGCGCGCGTTCGTCAACCGGCTCAAGGAGCGCACCGTCGACCGCGACGCGGAGATCAAGACCAAGGCGTTCCAGACGCAGCTGAAGGCGATCAAGAAGTGGGGGCGCTCCGCCCCCGACGAACTGTCGTCGATCACGCAGCCCACCCTGATCGCCAACGGCGACAACGACCGCATGGTGCCGTCGGTCCTGTCGGAGGACCTGCACCGGCGCATCAAGGGCAGTGAGCTGATCATCTACCCCGACTCCGGGCACGGCGGCATCTTCCAGTTCCACGACCGGTTCGCCCCCGTGGCGGTCGAGTTCCTGGCCCGATGA
- a CDS encoding MarR family winged helix-turn-helix transcriptional regulator — MPSSPPESEPLIRLLWRAHNWFRAALTTAFEAQEDGSAISAAHVTLLSQLPPEGASIAELARRLGVSAPTAHQWVHELVALGVVTVESDPHSARSKLVLLTETGVRRRAETMQILAGLEAALAERVGADTVIALRAALEKPFGAPESAVVELPGPSAS, encoded by the coding sequence ATGCCCTCCTCCCCGCCTGAATCCGAGCCGCTCATCCGGCTGCTGTGGCGCGCACACAACTGGTTCCGAGCCGCCCTGACCACTGCGTTCGAGGCCCAGGAAGACGGGTCCGCCATCAGCGCGGCACACGTGACCCTGCTCAGTCAGCTCCCGCCAGAAGGGGCGAGCATCGCCGAGCTGGCCCGGCGTCTGGGCGTCAGCGCCCCGACAGCGCACCAGTGGGTCCACGAACTTGTCGCCCTGGGCGTGGTGACCGTGGAGAGCGATCCGCACTCCGCCCGGTCGAAGCTCGTACTCCTCACGGAGACCGGAGTCCGGCGCCGCGCGGAGACGATGCAGATACTGGCCGGGCTCGAAGCCGCACTCGCCGAGCGCGTCGGTGCGGATACCGTCATCGCGCTTCGGGCCGCACTGGAGAAGCCATTTGGAGCTCCGGAATCGGCGGTAGTGGAACTCCCCGGCCCTTCCGCCTCTTGA
- a CDS encoding amidohydrolase family protein — translation MTMTPGSSESPLAAGTSRRRLPAAAAGTTTGAAALAASPAPAQAAPSTSAGTSAGDPGRGMKVIAVEEAFSVPELIPWPGEARMPPGWGQEWGRRLADFTELRLADMDEHGVDMQILSLTSPGVEAIEDPAEAVATARRVNDRLADVVAAHPTRFAGFATLPFQDPKAAVVELRRAVEQLGLKGVLHNDHVLGHYLDEPQFRPVWAELERLGVTLYVHPALFPADQWRVFQGHPVLSGPSWGWTAQVGAHALRLIYGGVFDEFPGASVTLGHMGELLPFQLARLDSRYHQADPKGRPRHLPSHYLRNNLYATTSGVFSHAALLGAVQAIGADRLLFAVDYPYESTAEAVEFLRTAPFSRADLKRIAHRNAAHLLNL, via the coding sequence ATGACGATGACGCCAGGATCGTCTGAATCCCCCCTCGCCGCGGGCACCTCGCGGCGGCGCCTGCCGGCCGCCGCGGCCGGCACCACCACCGGCGCGGCAGCCCTCGCGGCCTCGCCCGCCCCCGCGCAGGCCGCCCCCTCCACGTCGGCCGGGACCTCCGCCGGCGACCCGGGGCGCGGCATGAAGGTGATCGCGGTCGAAGAGGCGTTCTCCGTTCCCGAGCTGATCCCGTGGCCGGGCGAAGCCCGGATGCCCCCCGGCTGGGGGCAGGAGTGGGGGCGCCGACTCGCCGACTTCACGGAGTTGCGGCTGGCGGACATGGACGAGCATGGCGTGGACATGCAAATCCTGTCGCTCACCTCACCCGGCGTGGAGGCCATCGAGGACCCGGCCGAGGCCGTGGCCACGGCCCGCCGGGTCAACGACCGCCTGGCGGACGTGGTCGCCGCTCACCCGACACGGTTCGCCGGCTTCGCCACCCTGCCGTTTCAGGACCCGAAGGCCGCCGTGGTCGAACTGCGCCGGGCGGTGGAGCAACTCGGGCTCAAGGGGGTCCTGCACAACGACCACGTTCTGGGCCACTACCTCGACGAGCCGCAGTTCCGGCCGGTGTGGGCCGAGCTTGAACGGCTCGGCGTGACGCTCTACGTCCATCCCGCGCTCTTCCCCGCCGATCAGTGGCGCGTGTTCCAGGGGCATCCCGTGCTGAGCGGGCCGTCCTGGGGATGGACGGCGCAGGTCGGCGCCCACGCTCTACGCCTGATCTACGGCGGAGTGTTCGACGAGTTCCCCGGGGCCTCGGTGACGCTGGGGCACATGGGAGAACTGCTGCCCTTCCAGCTGGCCCGGCTCGACAGCCGCTACCACCAGGCCGACCCCAAGGGCAGGCCGCGACACCTGCCCTCCCACTACCTGCGGAACAACCTCTACGCGACCACCAGCGGCGTCTTCTCCCACGCGGCCCTCCTCGGAGCCGTCCAGGCCATCGGCGCCGACCGGCTGCTGTTCGCCGTCGACTACCCCTACGAATCAACGGCCGAGGCAGTCGAGTTCCTCCGCACGGCGCCGTTCTCCCGCGCCGACCTCAAACGCATCGCGCACCGCAACGCGGCACACCTGCTGAACCTCTGA
- a CDS encoding helix-turn-helix transcriptional regulator, which translates to MKADRLLSILLLLQTRERISHVELAERLEVSVRTVYRDVEALSAAGVPVWTERGRSGGVRLLPGYRTDVTGLTNDEARALFVLATEGTHDALGLGEAIRSALRKVMAALPAPHRGEAERTSERILVDPVRWMHGIETATDAHLAELQRAAFTDRRLQLTYRSGDAREPRGYTVDPYGLVSKAGVWYLVADRDGEPRLFRADRVLAAAVTDEPVHRRPGQNLATVWALLRERFESLPDGLRVHCRVHREQLELFQRLFASQLVAPPHPTDGGWARAELAFRELPDVRGLLSLGATVEVLDPPEARAELAAVVAELATLYSAPA; encoded by the coding sequence GTGAAAGCCGACCGACTGCTGTCCATCCTGCTGCTCCTCCAGACCCGCGAGCGGATCTCCCACGTCGAGCTCGCCGAACGCCTGGAGGTCTCGGTCCGCACCGTCTACAGGGACGTCGAAGCACTGTCCGCCGCCGGTGTCCCGGTGTGGACGGAGCGCGGACGCAGCGGCGGCGTGCGGCTGCTGCCCGGCTACCGCACCGACGTCACCGGGCTGACCAACGACGAAGCACGCGCCCTGTTCGTCCTCGCCACCGAGGGCACGCACGACGCGCTCGGCCTGGGCGAGGCGATCCGCTCCGCGCTGCGCAAGGTCATGGCCGCGCTGCCCGCACCGCACCGCGGCGAGGCCGAGCGCACGAGCGAGCGCATCCTCGTCGACCCCGTCCGCTGGATGCACGGCATCGAAACGGCCACCGACGCCCATCTCGCAGAGCTGCAGCGCGCCGCCTTCACCGACCGCCGGCTCCAGCTGACCTATCGCAGCGGCGACGCCCGCGAACCGCGCGGTTATACCGTGGACCCGTACGGGCTGGTCAGCAAGGCAGGCGTCTGGTACCTGGTCGCCGACCGGGACGGTGAGCCCCGGCTGTTCCGCGCCGACCGCGTCCTTGCCGCCGCGGTCACCGACGAACCCGTCCACCGTCGTCCGGGCCAGAACCTCGCCACCGTCTGGGCCCTGCTGCGCGAACGCTTCGAGAGCCTGCCGGACGGCCTCCGCGTCCACTGCCGGGTACACCGCGAGCAACTGGAGCTCTTCCAGCGCCTGTTCGCCTCCCAGCTGGTCGCGCCGCCCCACCCCACGGACGGCGGTTGGGCACGCGCCGAACTTGCCTTCCGCGAACTTCCCGACGTACGCGGCCTACTGTCCCTGGGCGCCACCGTCGAGGTCCTCGATCCGCCCGAGGCCCGCGCCGAACTCGCCGCCGTGGTCGCCGAGCTCGCCACCCTCTACAGTGCACCCGCCTGA
- a CDS encoding ABC transporter substrate-binding protein — MSVGRRQVLAAGSLTAAGVALGAGTGYAAKPGEEAKSLKQLYREAKAEGGTLTVYAGGDTATQQDGNKAAFEKAFPGITLNIVVDYSKFHDARVDNQLATGSLVPDVVQLQTLQDFPRWKHEGALLPYKPAGSSRVHPAFKDPDGAWTGIFVDAFSTIYNVDKAGGTTPASARDLLDPRWKGKIVSTYPNDDDAVLYLYSLVVDKYGWEWLRRFVAQDVAWVRGTQEPADRVEAGSAAVALGTDGMLTPAAGVKTRFVVPKHDPFMAWAQRAAIFRHAKHPAAAKLYLNWWLSKQTQSDFYMWSVRTDVQPHAGYRPIWEYRNAHLDGFEDFMADRALVEQFRQQLTLYVGEVTGAPSPGWLGLHPGR; from the coding sequence ATGTCGGTCGGACGACGTCAGGTACTCGCCGCAGGTTCACTCACGGCCGCCGGGGTCGCATTGGGCGCCGGAACGGGATACGCCGCGAAGCCCGGTGAGGAGGCCAAGAGCCTGAAACAGCTGTACCGCGAGGCGAAGGCGGAGGGCGGCACCCTCACCGTCTACGCCGGCGGCGACACCGCCACCCAGCAGGACGGCAACAAGGCCGCCTTCGAGAAGGCGTTCCCCGGCATCACGCTGAACATCGTCGTGGATTACAGCAAGTTCCACGACGCCCGCGTCGACAACCAGCTCGCCACCGGCTCCCTCGTCCCGGATGTCGTACAACTGCAGACCCTGCAGGACTTCCCCCGCTGGAAGCACGAAGGCGCCCTGCTCCCCTACAAGCCGGCCGGCTCCTCCCGCGTCCACCCGGCGTTCAAGGACCCCGACGGCGCGTGGACCGGCATCTTCGTCGACGCCTTCTCCACCATCTACAACGTCGACAAGGCCGGCGGCACGACACCCGCCTCGGCCCGGGACCTCCTCGACCCACGCTGGAAGGGGAAGATCGTCTCGACCTATCCGAACGACGACGACGCGGTGCTGTACCTGTACAGCCTCGTCGTCGACAAGTACGGCTGGGAGTGGCTGCGGCGGTTCGTCGCCCAGGACGTGGCCTGGGTGCGAGGTACGCAGGAACCCGCGGACCGGGTCGAGGCGGGCAGCGCGGCCGTCGCACTGGGCACGGACGGCATGCTGACCCCGGCAGCGGGCGTGAAAACCCGCTTCGTCGTCCCGAAACACGACCCGTTCATGGCATGGGCCCAGCGCGCCGCCATCTTCAGGCACGCGAAGCACCCCGCCGCCGCGAAGCTGTACCTGAACTGGTGGCTGTCGAAACAAACGCAGTCCGACTTCTACATGTGGTCGGTGCGCACCGACGTCCAGCCCCATGCGGGCTACCGCCCCATCTGGGAGTACCGCAACGCCCACCTCGACGGTTTCGAGGACTTCATGGCCGATCGGGCTCTCGTCGAGCAGTTCAGGCAACAGCTCACGCTCTACGTCGGCGAGGTGACCGGGGCGCCCTCCCCGGGATGGCTCGGCCTGCACCCCGGGCGCTGA
- a CDS encoding MarR family winged helix-turn-helix transcriptional regulator, with product MGELLNDEAVVLYGDILRLTDAIGGQAERTIREATGLGGSEFEVLLRLARHPENRTTSARLADDLSFTSGGLTRLIARMEGAGLLARHPHPDDRRAALLEATPKGRELLERALAAHGPQVTADLVEPLTPVERLVLRELVTKLLAHSARGPVQGPARS from the coding sequence ATGGGTGAGCTGCTGAACGATGAGGCCGTCGTCCTGTACGGCGACATCCTGCGACTGACGGACGCGATCGGCGGACAGGCCGAGCGCACCATCCGCGAGGCCACTGGGCTGGGCGGTTCCGAGTTCGAGGTGCTCCTGCGTCTGGCCCGCCACCCGGAGAACCGGACCACCAGCGCGCGCCTGGCCGATGACCTGTCGTTCACCTCGGGCGGGCTGACCCGGCTGATCGCCCGCATGGAGGGGGCCGGGCTGCTCGCTCGCCACCCCCACCCCGATGACCGCCGGGCCGCGCTCCTGGAAGCCACCCCGAAAGGGCGTGAACTGCTGGAACGCGCCCTCGCCGCGCATGGCCCGCAGGTCACCGCCGACCTCGTGGAGCCGCTCACCCCGGTCGAGCGGCTGGTCCTGCGCGAGCTGGTGACCAAGCTGTTGGCCCACTCCGCACGCGGCCCGGTGCAGGGGCCCGCACGGTCGTAA
- a CDS encoding SDR family NAD(P)-dependent oxidoreductase, with product MSRTLALITGASSGIGAAYARLLAADCDFVLVARRADRLSVLADELRAAGAAVEVLPADLGNHDGLTSVTKRLAAGDVRLLISNAGDGGYAPLADVAPEEIDRLLTLNGVASIQLARAALPGMLTAGEGTIVTVASLLAFSAGQSNPHMPPRTIYNAAKAATVAFTRTLAHELADTPIRTQVVCPGVVATEFAGGYGNIPSAMTAEGVAGASLAGLRLGETICVPGLEDQTAALDAFLAGEAALLAGGNRPTPAARYSHPHPQPTR from the coding sequence ATGTCTCGTACTCTTGCTCTCATCACCGGAGCCTCCTCCGGTATCGGCGCCGCCTACGCCCGCCTCCTCGCGGCCGACTGCGACTTCGTCCTGGTGGCCCGAAGGGCCGACCGCCTTTCCGTGCTCGCGGACGAACTCCGCGCGGCCGGCGCCGCCGTGGAGGTCCTTCCCGCGGACCTCGGGAACCACGACGGCCTCACCTCGGTGACCAAGCGCCTGGCGGCCGGTGATGTCCGGCTGCTGATCAGCAACGCGGGAGACGGCGGCTACGCACCGCTCGCCGATGTGGCCCCGGAGGAGATCGACCGCCTACTCACCCTCAACGGCGTGGCGTCCATCCAGCTCGCGCGCGCCGCCCTGCCCGGCATGCTGACCGCGGGGGAGGGGACCATCGTCACGGTCGCCTCCCTGCTGGCCTTCAGCGCCGGGCAGAGCAACCCGCACATGCCGCCCCGCACCATCTACAACGCCGCCAAGGCCGCCACCGTCGCCTTCACCCGCACCCTCGCCCATGAACTCGCCGACACGCCCATCCGCACCCAGGTGGTCTGCCCGGGCGTCGTGGCGACGGAGTTCGCCGGCGGATACGGAAACATCCCCTCCGCCATGACCGCGGAGGGCGTGGCCGGAGCCAGCCTCGCCGGACTGCGCCTGGGGGAGACGATCTGCGTACCGGGCCTGGAGGACCAGACCGCCGCGCTCGACGCCTTCCTGGCCGGCGAGGCCGCCCTGCTCGCGGGCGGCAACCGACCCACTCCCGCCGCTCGCTACAGCCACCCGCACCCCCAGCCCACACGCTGA
- a CDS encoding carboxylesterase/lipase family protein, which produces MTDTLLADTAAGTVRGCARPGGGRLFAGIPFAEPPVGELRFRPPQPPRPWQGVRRADRFAPAPAQGASSLVPGASQKSSFPTFPTAEIRETSEDCLYLNVWTPTTTAEDAVRPVIVWIYGGGYDAGSAAPPYSDGAALARQTGAVVVTANYRLGALGFLHLADLGSQWAGSTNLALQDKMAALRWVRDNIASFGGDPGNITVAGQSAGAFSIGALLAAPAAAGLVHKAILQSGSTSRLFDRDTATTMAEDLITALHLDGPEDLLTVTCRRILDAQSTVVTGDIGQRNLPGGRSWGAVLDGSVLPLAPQQAVAAGATAGIPLLVGATRDEVRVFQMIGGDSFRPEDETALYTEMRRAGVTDPEKLLNAYRIRIADPDDLSALRGAFLTDALYRIPATRLARAQAEAGGRAYHYLLVDEPCGPAMGAFHGADLLHVFDKLSLVGADTPEHRTARDTLVGAWAAFAATGSPGWPAYAPETAGNSRAIGGSPADADRMITEPPADDVTALWPTPPT; this is translated from the coding sequence ATGACCGACACACTTTTGGCTGATACCGCCGCGGGAACCGTTCGCGGATGCGCACGTCCCGGCGGGGGTCGTCTCTTCGCCGGTATCCCCTTCGCGGAACCCCCGGTGGGCGAGCTGCGGTTCCGCCCGCCCCAGCCGCCCCGGCCGTGGCAGGGTGTCCGCCGGGCCGACCGCTTCGCACCGGCGCCCGCGCAGGGCGCGTCTTCCCTGGTGCCGGGGGCGAGCCAGAAGTCGTCCTTCCCCACCTTCCCCACGGCGGAGATCCGGGAGACGTCCGAGGACTGCCTGTATCTCAACGTCTGGACCCCCACGACGACGGCCGAGGACGCTGTCCGCCCCGTCATCGTGTGGATCTACGGCGGCGGATACGACGCCGGCTCCGCCGCACCCCCCTACAGCGACGGGGCCGCGCTCGCCCGGCAGACCGGCGCGGTCGTCGTCACCGCCAACTACCGACTGGGAGCCCTCGGCTTCCTGCACCTGGCCGACCTCGGCAGCCAGTGGGCCGGGTCCACCAATCTCGCCCTGCAGGACAAGATGGCCGCTCTGCGCTGGGTGCGGGACAACATCGCCTCCTTCGGCGGTGACCCCGGCAACATCACCGTGGCGGGGCAGTCCGCCGGTGCCTTCTCCATCGGAGCCCTGCTGGCCGCACCCGCGGCCGCCGGCCTCGTCCACAAGGCGATCCTGCAGAGCGGCAGCACGTCCCGACTCTTCGACCGGGACACCGCCACCACCATGGCCGAGGACCTGATCACCGCACTCCACCTCGACGGCCCCGAGGACCTGCTCACCGTCACCTGCCGGCGGATCCTGGACGCGCAGAGCACCGTCGTCACCGGCGACATCGGACAGCGCAACCTGCCCGGCGGCCGGTCCTGGGGTGCCGTACTCGACGGCAGCGTGCTGCCCCTCGCCCCGCAGCAAGCCGTCGCCGCTGGCGCCACCGCCGGCATCCCCCTGCTCGTCGGCGCCACCCGCGACGAAGTCCGCGTCTTCCAGATGATCGGCGGTGACTCCTTTCGCCCCGAGGACGAAACAGCCCTGTACACCGAGATGCGGCGGGCCGGTGTCACAGACCCGGAGAAGCTCCTCAACGCCTACCGGATCCGCATCGCTGACCCCGACGACCTGTCAGCCCTGCGCGGTGCCTTCCTCACCGACGCCCTCTACCGGATCCCGGCCACGCGTCTGGCCCGGGCCCAGGCAGAGGCGGGAGGCCGTGCCTACCACTACCTTCTGGTCGACGAACCGTGCGGACCGGCCATGGGCGCCTTCCACGGCGCCGACCTGCTCCACGTCTTCGACAAACTGTCCCTCGTCGGCGCCGACACGCCCGAACACCGCACCGCCCGCGACACCCTCGTCGGCGCCTGGGCCGCCTTCGCCGCCACCGGCTCCCCGGGCTGGCCGGCGTACGCCCCGGAAACCGCGGGCAACTCCCGGGCCATCGGCGGCTCCCCGGCCGACGCCGACCGCATGATCACCGAACCTCCGGCCGACGACGTCACCGCCCTCTGGCCCACCCCGCCAACCTGA
- a CDS encoding TetR/AcrR family transcriptional regulator has product MGRGHMPIGRRERAKQVKRERIMTAARELFAEHGVSGVTTQQIAHRADVAIGTLYLYASTKAELLIMVQNEKFAAAIDAGLAAANAAVGQGVLEPVIALLRPVVECLREHTENGRTYLHELVFGDPAEPYRQAGLALAGCLEDGITSLLTRDEHIGAADAATLARVITAIIHISTTATLYLHRSDEAVLADIRDQVHATLAPHHRAA; this is encoded by the coding sequence ATGGGACGCGGCCACATGCCGATCGGGCGCCGCGAGCGGGCCAAACAGGTCAAGCGCGAACGCATCATGACCGCAGCCCGCGAGCTGTTCGCCGAACACGGCGTCAGCGGGGTCACGACGCAGCAGATCGCCCACCGGGCCGACGTCGCGATCGGCACCCTCTACCTGTACGCGTCCACGAAGGCCGAGTTGCTGATCATGGTGCAGAACGAGAAGTTCGCCGCCGCCATCGACGCCGGCCTCGCCGCCGCCAACGCCGCCGTCGGACAGGGCGTGCTGGAGCCGGTCATCGCTCTCCTTCGTCCCGTGGTGGAGTGCCTGAGGGAGCACACGGAGAACGGCCGCACATACCTGCACGAACTCGTCTTCGGCGACCCGGCCGAGCCCTACCGGCAAGCGGGTCTGGCCCTTGCCGGCTGCCTCGAGGACGGCATCACCAGCCTGCTCACCCGCGACGAACACATCGGCGCCGCCGACGCGGCGACGCTGGCGCGAGTGATCACCGCGATCATCCACATCAGCACCACCGCCACCCTGTACCTGCACCGCAGCGACGAAGCCGTCCTCGCCGACATCCGCGACCAGGTCCACGCCACCCTGGCACCCCACCATCGCGCCGCATGA
- a CDS encoding NADP-dependent oxidoreductase — MGEHDVLVRVEAAGLNPLDEKIRAGEFKQILPYKLPLILGNDVAGTVIGVGTAVRGFKPGDEVYARPGQDRIGTFAERIAVAEGDLALKPASISMEEAGSLPLAALTAWQALVERGKVRPGQKVLIHAGAGGVGSIAIQLAAHLGAHVATTASGSNADFVRALGADTVIDYRSQDFEQLLTGYDLVLDSLGGENLEKSLRVLKPGGKAIGIAGPPDPAFAREAGLNPLLRLAVAALSGKIRRQAKKLGVTYEFLFMRASGDQLRQITTLIDQGVVRPVVGKVVGFDQTPQALQSLSQGGIRGKAVIGHS, encoded by the coding sequence ATGGGGGAGCACGACGTGCTGGTGCGGGTGGAGGCCGCAGGGCTGAACCCGCTGGATGAGAAGATCCGCGCCGGTGAGTTCAAGCAGATCCTGCCCTACAAGCTGCCGCTGATCCTGGGGAACGACGTAGCGGGCACCGTCATCGGTGTCGGGACGGCGGTTCGCGGCTTCAAGCCCGGAGACGAGGTCTACGCCCGGCCCGGCCAGGACCGCATCGGCACGTTCGCCGAGCGCATCGCCGTCGCGGAGGGCGACCTGGCGCTCAAGCCGGCCTCGATCAGCATGGAAGAGGCCGGCTCGCTGCCGCTGGCGGCGCTCACGGCGTGGCAGGCGCTGGTGGAGCGCGGGAAGGTGCGGCCCGGGCAGAAGGTTCTGATCCACGCCGGTGCCGGCGGGGTCGGTTCGATCGCGATCCAGCTCGCCGCGCACCTCGGTGCGCACGTCGCCACGACCGCCAGCGGTTCCAACGCGGACTTCGTGCGCGCGCTGGGCGCGGACACGGTGATCGATTACCGCAGCCAGGACTTCGAGCAGCTTCTGACCGGCTACGACCTGGTGCTGGACAGCCTCGGTGGGGAGAATCTCGAGAAGTCCCTGCGGGTGCTCAAGCCCGGCGGCAAGGCCATCGGGATCGCTGGTCCCCCGGACCCCGCGTTCGCCCGCGAGGCCGGCCTGAACCCGCTGCTGCGCCTGGCGGTCGCAGCCTTGAGCGGCAAGATCCGCAGGCAGGCGAAGAAGCTCGGCGTGACGTACGAGTTCCTGTTCATGCGCGCCAGCGGCGACCAGCTCCGCCAGATCACCACCCTCATCGACCAGGGCGTGGTGCGTCCGGTCGTGGGAAAGGTGGTCGGCTTCGACCAGACCCCGCAGGCGCTGCAGTCCCTGTCCCAGGGCGGCATCCGCGGCAAGGCCGTCATCGGCCACAGCTGA
- a CDS encoding strictosidine synthase has translation MSTSPAAAPPEVKKPLTSSILLWVRTDQPRQTGMDHWKGPHSGIISATPGLEEYRQIHLAEHNTGLWPAIDGVQTAIPADRKIDGVAEVTFQSALAPLKGREQTKLAYADEINVFRRTLLYAGPPNSSRWYDVAGPGQPVGARALIYLRRRDGAGAGAFRKFVNEQLAPALAGTGVLKELRTQTFLPWTKKLWDTPDVAHDNPHDQRFHASVSLGFTDTAARDAFFTGPVIEDLSDRLAPQVSAIHAYDVTATLTYVKNGDILPRYQA, from the coding sequence ATGAGCACGTCACCGGCCGCCGCGCCCCCGGAAGTGAAGAAGCCTCTCACCTCCTCGATCCTGCTGTGGGTGCGCACCGACCAGCCCCGCCAGACCGGCATGGACCACTGGAAGGGCCCGCACTCAGGGATCATCTCCGCCACCCCGGGCCTGGAGGAGTACCGGCAGATCCACCTCGCCGAGCACAACACGGGCCTGTGGCCGGCCATCGACGGGGTCCAGACCGCGATCCCCGCCGACCGGAAGATCGACGGCGTCGCGGAAGTCACCTTCCAATCGGCGCTTGCACCCCTGAAAGGGCGCGAGCAGACGAAGCTGGCCTACGCCGACGAGATCAACGTGTTCCGCCGCACCCTGCTCTACGCCGGCCCGCCGAACTCCTCTCGGTGGTACGACGTCGCAGGCCCCGGACAGCCGGTCGGCGCCCGCGCGCTGATCTACCTTCGCCGCAGGGACGGGGCCGGCGCCGGCGCCTTCCGGAAGTTCGTCAACGAGCAGCTCGCCCCCGCGCTCGCCGGCACCGGAGTGCTGAAGGAGCTGCGCACGCAGACGTTCCTGCCCTGGACGAAAAAGCTCTGGGACACCCCGGACGTCGCCCACGACAACCCCCACGACCAGCGCTTCCACGCCTCGGTCAGCCTCGGGTTCACCGACACCGCGGCACGGGACGCCTTCTTCACCGGCCCCGTGATCGAGGACCTGTCCGACCGGCTGGCACCGCAGGTCTCCGCGATCCACGCCTACGACGTCACCGCCACCCTCACCTACGTCAAGAACGGCGACATCCTCCCGCGCTACCAGGCGTGA
- a CDS encoding MarR family winged helix-turn-helix transcriptional regulator: MTLHDEGPVGADALDRVTWALRRAELAVTALKEQRLRLLGMAAAHYSLLIAVHVDPGLAGAELARRLNVTPQAVASLVTRLEGRGQLERRPHPRHRHVQELHLTDAGRDALRKADSVIAEIEQQITEKLDTKSSSQLKALLDQVTDAIQQVQPADPLNRPVTLRKDGTPG; the protein is encoded by the coding sequence ATGACGCTGCATGACGAGGGCCCCGTCGGCGCCGACGCCCTGGACCGAGTGACCTGGGCACTGCGGCGGGCGGAATTGGCCGTGACAGCCCTCAAGGAGCAACGGCTGCGCTTGCTGGGCATGGCGGCGGCACACTATTCCCTGCTCATCGCCGTCCACGTCGATCCCGGCCTGGCCGGAGCGGAACTGGCCCGCCGCCTGAACGTCACCCCGCAGGCGGTGGCCTCCCTGGTGACCCGACTGGAGGGCCGGGGTCAACTGGAACGCCGGCCGCACCCGCGCCACCGTCACGTGCAGGAGCTCCACCTCACCGACGCCGGCCGCGACGCCCTTCGCAAGGCCGACTCCGTGATCGCGGAGATCGAACAGCAGATCACCGAGAAGCTCGACACCAAGAGCTCCAGCCAACTGAAGGCTCTTCTCGACCAGGTGACCGACGCGATACAACAGGTGCAACCGGCAGACCCCCTCAACAGACCCGTCACCTTGCGCAAAGACGGCACACCGGGGTGA